The Methanofollis sp. genome includes the window AGGTCATAGTACAGCGCGGTCCTGAACTCCTCCCACCGCGGCCCGGCGGCGAGGATGTCATGGGCGGTAAGGAGAGTGTCCCTGACCAGCATCGCCCGGAGATATCCCCTCTCCCCGAGATCATCCGGGAGGGTGCACTCGCCGTCAAAGGGGATCGTGAGGATGGCGTCCAGCAGGTGTTTGTCCTTCAGGGTGTCGGAAACGTCGTCGATGAAGGTTGCCGCCATGCCGAGCAAGGATTTTGCCAGTGCAGCGTCTCTCCGATATTTTTCAGGTACCGATGAGAGCATGAAACCTGGATTGCGGGCATACTGTAGGTCCCAGCACCATTTCCATAGGTAGACGTCTCTTTCCCCTCCCATGTCCTCGTATCTTCTGGCAAAACCGGCGAGTTCGGGGGGGAGATCGACCGCATAGATCTTTTCTGCGAACGAGGCCTTTTCCGTCATGCTGCGTGCCATCAGGTCTTCGATATGGGGGCGTGTGATGTTCATAGCGCTCACGAGAACTCGATAGGTGTCAAAATATATTATACTTTACAATTATTATTTTTGTATATTTTGTCTGTTTATTCATCCGAACCGCCCTTCGAGCCTTGCAAGAATCCCTTTCTCCAGGTCTTCCCTCAAACACCCGAAGAGAAGGCGGTCGTGATAGCCCCCGCGGGCATGCCAGTACCGGCGCTGTCGCCCCTCTCTAACAAAGTTGCACTTCTCCATCACCCGCACCGAACCGGTGTTCCCCGCGGTGCAGTCCCCGTTCAGCCCGAAGGCCCCGAGGACGGTGAACGCATAATAGACCAGAAACTTGCAGGCCTCCGTTCCATAGCCCTTCCTCCACCGGGTCTCGTCGATCTGGTACCCGACCAGGTAAGCGTCAGGGCTGAAGTCCACAGGGAGGAGGGCGCACTGCCCCACAAATGCCCCATCCTCCTTCTGCCTGATGGTAAAGACCGGGCTCTCCGGCACCTGTCCCCTCCTGACATGCCTTCTCGATGCCTTCGGCCAGGGGAAGGAAGTACTCCCTCGTGACCTCATCGGTGTTCGGGCCGAAAAAAAGCCATTCGCAGACCGATTCACGCGCCAGCATGCGGGAGATCGCCGGGATGTCGTCGCCGCTGATGTACTCGAATGTAAGATTCTCTCCTGACCATCTCTGTTGCGTCATCTCTTTTCTCCTCCCGAGGCCTGTCGGGCCGGGATGCCTCCCTACGGTCTCTCTGCACGACACATAAAGATCTTCTTTCTCCTGAAGCGGAAAAAGAAAAAGTATCCTGGCGAGCAATCCCAAAATATGGGCTCTGTAGAACCGCTCGCGTCACGGCTATGTCCCTGCTTGGTTACGGGATACATCCGGTTCTCGTGTCTCTGTTCCGGGGGGTTTCACCCCCTGGTCCCCCCACCATTATGATAGGGAGTAAACGGTGGGGCCATGAGTGCAGGGTCCATCCTTCCCCCGTCCTATCCTATTTTCGGGGGTCCGGGGGCGTAGTCCCCGGCGAACTATAGGGGGAAGGCAGATGGGTTAGCACCGCTTCAGGGACTGTGCGGAGAGATCTATCTGAGAATGAGGGTTTACCATAAAAATGATCCAGAAGATCAGTTCTCCGGGTTTTCATGAGGTTTTGACTCTCAACGAGCACCCCATGATGGAGATGGAGAGGACAAAACCCCCTTCAGAACGGTCCGCCCTCTGCCTTCCCCGACCTATCGCAATCCCGGGGGCCCCCGGGGCAGCGCCCCCGGCGCGAGCGTGCGGGAAGGCACGTCGACCAGACGAACTCCTCTGAACGATTTTCATGCGATATGCTTGAGTCTCCCTCCGGGACTCATGCCCGATTCTACAGAGCTAAAATATGACTGCGTACGATCGGCACCCCGCTCTCGGTGTGGCAAAAAAAAGGTTATCTGGTGCCGAAGAGGCGGTCCCCGGCATCGCCGAGGCCGGGCATGATGTAGCCCTTCTCATTCAGGCACTCGTCGATCACCGCGGGGATGATCTCCACGTCGGGATGGTCCCTCTCCATCTTTGCAAGGCCTTCTGGCGCTGCAAGGATGCAGAGTACCTTGATGCTCTTCACTCCCGCTTTCTTCAACAGGGAGCAGACCGCGGACGTGGTCCCGCCCGTGGCAAGCATCGGGTCCAGGACATAGTTCCTCCTGTTCTGGACGTTCTCAGCCAGTTTTGCATAGTACTGTTTCGGCCTGAGGGTCTCCTCGTCCCGGTAATACCCGATGTAACTGATCTTGGCATTCGGGATGATGCTCAGGAACCCCTCCTGCATGCCGATGCCGGCACGGAAGATCGGGACAATGGACGGATCCTCCTCCAGGAACATCTCCACCTCCATCTGTCCACCCTGCCACTCGTTGATGATGGTCTTTTCGAGCGTCAGGTCGCGGGTCGCCTCGTACGTCAGCAGAGAGGTGACCTCGGTCACGATCTGTCTGAAGTCCTTTGGCTTTGTCCCGATGTCCCGCAGCATGTTGATCTTGTGGGTGATGACCGGGTGCGACACAGGCCGTACCGTCATTCCGCCTTCACCTCCTGTGTCTCCGGGATCGCCAGGTTCAGGAGAACCCCGATGATCGCCGCAAGGCCGATCCCTGCTAACTTGAAATCCCCGATCGGGATGAACAGTCCGCCGATACCGGTGACCAGGATGATGGAGACGATGACGATGTTCTTCTGTGCCGAGAGGTCGACCCTGTTCCGCACCAGCTGGTTGATGCCCAGGCTTGCGATCAGGCCGAAGAGCAGGATCATGACACCGCCCATCACGGGGACGGGGATGCTGTGGAGTGCGGCGCCGATCTTGCCGATAAATGCAAATATGATCGCGCAGACGGCTGCCGCGGTCATGATGAGCGGGTTGTACTCTCTGGTCAGCGCCACCGCACCCGTGACCTCAGAATAGGTCGTGTTCGGCGGCCCGCCGATGAAGGACGCCACAAAGGTGGCGATACCGTCCCCGAGCATCGTCCTGTGCACGCCGGGATCTTCCAGGTAGTTCTTCCCGGTAACAGATCCGATGGCGAGAATGTCGCCGAAGTGCTCGATGGCTGGTGCGATGGCGACCGGGACGATGAACAGGATCGCCGCGAGGTTCCATTCTGGCAGGGTAAATGCCGGGATAGAGAACCATGCCTCCTCGACGATCTTCGTATAGTTGATGATCCCGAGCGTGGCCGAGAGGGCGTACCCCACTGCAATGCCGCAGAGGATCGGGATGAGTTTGAGCCATCCCTTCCCGAAGGTAAAGATCACGAGCGTCGTCAGGAGAGATACCCCTGCAAGGATGAGGGCCGTCTCGACAGGCACCACCTGGACGCCCCCGTCCATGCCGAGCGCCATCCCGACCGCCACCGGCGCCAGGGACAGGCCGATGATGCAGATTACCGGGCCGACCACGATCGGCGGGAAGAGCCTGTTGACCACCCCTATGCCGAACACCCTGATGACAGCACTCAACACCACATAGAACAGACCTGCCGCGGCAAGGCCGCAGAGGGTGCTCGGGATGCCCCATGTCGCAACACCATAGGTGATCGCCGGAATAAATGCAAAAGAAGATGCGAGAAAGATCGGCACCTTCATCCGCGTTACCACCTGGAAGATCAGGGTTCCGATCCCTGCCGTAAACAGTGCGACATTCGGGTCCAGCCCTGTGAGGAGGGGGACGATGACGAGCGCACCGAAAGCGACGAAAAGGATCTGAACGCCCTGGAACATTCGTTTAATACCAGTAGTCACTCGTTCGATGTCCATAGATAGACCTCTTAATGAATGGAAATGTGTGAATGAGGAACGAGTATGCACCGGCACGACCCGTCGGACGCGGTGCTCCTAACTTCCGTCAAAAATTTTTCTGATTAACGATGAATATACCTATCCATCCTCTCCCGGAAAATAGGTCGGATTCGCCTCTTTGCCAGCATATCGGGGCTGAAGACGCAGGGCAGCGTCCCCTGGGTGCATTTGGGGAGAGGGTGCCCGGTCTCTCTGATGGCTGGGATATTGGATTTTAAATCCCCATGCCAGGTGGGTGCGGCATCGTCTCTCAAATGATGGAATGTAACAAAAGGGTGTTATGGGGGCGGCACTCTTTTCAGCCAGGCCTCCCTCCAGTAGCAGAAACAGGAGCGGTCGCACCCGTCATATGCCGTGCCGTCACAGAGAGCCCCTTCAAGGAAGACGGTCGGTGTCATGATCCTCCTCATCTCGCCTGTCGTCTCCAGCATGATCTTCTCTACCCTTTTGAATACCCTGAACCTCTTCCCGCAGAACGTATCCATGCCGCGCATGAAAAAAAGCCCTTTATGCCTTCCGTTCTCGTCGAGGGTGGCCGATATCTCTTCGAGAGGCTTGACCTCGACCCACTCGCCGGGCTGGAGGTTCAGGTTCTCGTCCTGGTATGGAACTGTTCCGGCTCTTTTCGGACCGGTCAGGGCGAGTGTCACGCCATGGCACATATAGGGCATGTTCTTCATGAAAGGCGCCAGGAACGGATACCTGTGCGTTGCCGTAAGGATCGAATGGTTCCATCTCCGTACCAATCTTTTTTTCGTGCCTGGCTCTTCGACGGAAACGGTTGCCGGGATCACGCTCCAATAGGAAAAATGACAATTTACCCCCCTTCTGGTCATTGTATCTGCTCCTCCGTAATTTTTAACGGTGAGATTGAACTGCCCAATAGTTCAAGTGGTGAATAGTTTGTATCAATATATTATTCTTTTTATCACGCAGGGGGGTGACCCCATGAATGCATGAATTCTCGCATGTTCATGCGGTCTCCTGGCGGACGGCGGGCGCTCTTCTCTGCAGCGGGAGGAGAGATGCGCCGTGAGGTGAGGGGTTGCCGCCTTCCCTGCACCTAAACTCTCTATCCAGCATGAACCAGGCCTCCTGACCCCGTGACCTCCTGGGTGATATGTGCCGGGCTGCCCCGGTAGGTGACTGTCCCGCTGCCCGAGACGGTCACGTCCAGCACCTCGGTTGCAAAGACTTCGGCTGTCCCTGATCCCTCTATCGTCACTGTCGATCCTCTGGTCTCAAGGTCGAATGCCGCGACTTTCCCCGACCCGCTGACGACCGTCGTATGATCTGTCGCTGTTCCCTGCAGGGTTGTGCTCCCCGAACCGGCAATGGCCGATGCGAGGTCGGTCGCATTCACCCGGAGGTCGATGGCCCCTGACCCGCTGACCCCGGTTTCCAGGTTCTCTGACACGATCTCGTTCTCTCCGATGACAGATCCCGACCCGCTCACCGAGACCCGCCTGACCTCGTCTGTCGTGAGCCTGATGATGACCGGCTGTGTAGTCCTGAAACATTGGCCATTGTGGTCTATTGTTAACACGCCGTCCGTGACTTGCGTCCGCAGGAGGGGGAGGATATTCTCCTCGGCCTCGATCCGCAGAGAGGCCGTCGCATCCTGTGTCAGGTAGACTGTCCCGACTGTGGCGAGGTCCACGCTATGGAATGGTTCGACCGTTCTCGTCTCGGAAACGATATTTCCAGACCCCTCGATGCAGGGTGAGAACTGCGTACACCCCGCGATCAATGCTGCCGAGAGGATAAGCATTGCTGCACCATACCTGTCCACGTGTCATGCCTCCGCGTAGCTCTCCTGGTCTCTCCCCATGATCGTTATCCTGTGAATAATGTTGCCCTGTCTGCCCGGCACCGGTGCGCCCGGCCGGGGTCAGGGTCTCCCAGAAGAGAATATCTGGCCTTTTTTGGCACTTTGTGGCCGTATCTCCCGCCATCTATATGTCTCTCCCGGACAATGTATGATGATACTATTCCCTATGGTCGCCCCATCACGTCTGCCCTATCTCTATGCCCTCCTTGCCGCCCTGCTCTTCGGCTGCGGCGCCCCTGTCGCGAAGGTCCTCCTTGGCGATATCGGGCCTGTCACCCTGGCCGGACTCTTCTATGTCGGCAGCGGGAGCGGAGTCGCCGCCTATCTCCTTGCCTGCAAGGCCCTCGGCCGTGACAGGAACTGGTCAGAGGCGGCTCTCACGCCGGGTGATCTCCCCTGGATTATCGGGATCGTCCTCTGCGGCGGTTTTCTCGCCCCTGTCACCCTGATGCTCAGCCTGCAGTCAACGCCGGCGGCGACCGCTTCCCTCCTCCTCAATTTCGAGGCCGTGGCAACCGCGGTCATAGCGGCGATCATCTTTGGCGAAGCGGTCGGGAGACGGACCTGGGCGGCGCTCGGACTGATCACCGTCTCCTGCATCATCCTGTCCTGGGAGTCCGGTGACGTCGCGGGTTTCTCCCTTGCAGCTCTCGGCATCCTCCTTGCCTGCACCTTCTGGGGGATGGACAACAATTTCAGCAGGAATGTCTCGGCAAAGGATCCTGTCCCGACCGTGGCGGTGAAGGGTCTCGGGGCCGGTCTCCTCTCCCTGCTCCTCGCCCATCTCCTCGGCGAGGCGCTGCCGTCACCGGGCACCTGCTTCCTCGCCATGCTGGCCGGTTTCCTCAGCTATGGCGGCCTTGTCAGCGTCCTCTTCCTCCTCTCCCTCAGGAGTGTCGGGACGGCAAGGACCGGTTCGATCCTTGCTGTCGCACCGTTTTTCGGGGTTGCAGCGGCGGTCGTCATCTTCGCCGCCCCGCCCGATGCCGTGTTCTACCTCGCCCTGCCGGTGATGGTCCTTGGGGCGTATCTCCTCGTCACCGAGCGCCACTCCCACCTCCACTGTCACGAGGCC containing:
- a CDS encoding GNAT family protein: MPESPVFTIRQKEDGAFVGQCALLPVDFSPDAYLVGYQIDETRWRKGYGTEACKFLVYYAFTVLGAFGLNGDCTAGNTGSVRVMEKCNFVREGRQRRYWHARGGYHDRLLFGCLREDLEKGILARLEGRFG
- the upp gene encoding uracil phosphoribosyltransferase; amino-acid sequence: MTVRPVSHPVITHKINMLRDIGTKPKDFRQIVTEVTSLLTYEATRDLTLEKTIINEWQGGQMEVEMFLEEDPSIVPIFRAGIGMQEGFLSIIPNAKISYIGYYRDEETLRPKQYYAKLAENVQNRRNYVLDPMLATGGTTSAVCSLLKKAGVKSIKVLCILAAPEGLAKMERDHPDVEIIPAVIDECLNEKGYIMPGLGDAGDRLFGTR
- a CDS encoding uracil-xanthine permease family protein; the protein is MDIERVTTGIKRMFQGVQILFVAFGALVIVPLLTGLDPNVALFTAGIGTLIFQVVTRMKVPIFLASSFAFIPAITYGVATWGIPSTLCGLAAAGLFYVVLSAVIRVFGIGVVNRLFPPIVVGPVICIIGLSLAPVAVGMALGMDGGVQVVPVETALILAGVSLLTTLVIFTFGKGWLKLIPILCGIAVGYALSATLGIINYTKIVEEAWFSIPAFTLPEWNLAAILFIVPVAIAPAIEHFGDILAIGSVTGKNYLEDPGVHRTMLGDGIATFVASFIGGPPNTTYSEVTGAVALTREYNPLIMTAAAVCAIIFAFIGKIGAALHSIPVPVMGGVMILLFGLIASLGINQLVRNRVDLSAQKNIVIVSIILVTGIGGLFIPIGDFKLAGIGLAAIIGVLLNLAIPETQEVKAE
- a CDS encoding head GIN domain-containing protein, with protein sequence MDRYGAAMLILSAALIAGCTQFSPCIEGSGNIVSETRTVEPFHSVDLATVGTVYLTQDATASLRIEAEENILPLLRTQVTDGVLTIDHNGQCFRTTQPVIIRLTTDEVRRVSVSGSGSVIGENEIVSENLETGVSGSGAIDLRVNATDLASAIAGSGSTTLQGTATDHTTVVSGSGKVAAFDLETRGSTVTIEGSGTAEVFATEVLDVTVSGSGTVTYRGSPAHITQEVTGSGGLVHAG
- a CDS encoding DMT family transporter, producing MVAPSRLPYLYALLAALLFGCGAPVAKVLLGDIGPVTLAGLFYVGSGSGVAAYLLACKALGRDRNWSEAALTPGDLPWIIGIVLCGGFLAPVTLMLSLQSTPAATASLLLNFEAVATAVIAAIIFGEAVGRRTWAALGLITVSCIILSWESGDVAGFSLAALGILLACTFWGMDNNFSRNVSAKDPVPTVAVKGLGAGLLSLLLAHLLGEALPSPGTCFLAMLAGFLSYGGLVSVLFLLSLRSVGTARTGSILAVAPFFGVAAAVVIFAAPPDAVFYLALPVMVLGAYLLVTERHSHLHCHEALVHEHRHMHDDLHHDHVHPPGTPPLDRAGYHSHLHAHVEVRHDHPHVPDIHHRHRHGGEE